In one window of Methanosarcina vacuolata Z-761 DNA:
- a CDS encoding serine O-acetyltransferase yields MKKDEPEYSLKTCLKDINQDLIFYGGKNLLGKVVIFSLNISFKLIFWYRISRYCYLKSKMARRALPLIKYRQYILGGNEIDYRAKLGNRIKFTHPSGVIIGAGVIIEDEVTIFQQTTFGSHGHKGEPKSYPTIKQGAIIYSGAKVIGGITVHENAVIGANSVVLTDVPKNTTAVGIPAKKIE; encoded by the coding sequence TTGAAAAAAGATGAACCTGAATACAGTTTAAAGACCTGCTTGAAAGATATAAATCAAGATTTAATTTTCTACGGTGGCAAAAATTTATTGGGTAAGGTTGTGATCTTTTCTTTGAATATTTCTTTTAAACTGATATTTTGGTATCGTATTTCTAGATATTGTTATCTAAAATCAAAAATGGCCAGGAGAGCTCTTCCTCTTATTAAATATAGACAATATATTCTTGGCGGCAATGAAATAGATTATAGAGCTAAGTTAGGTAATAGAATAAAATTTACTCATCCTTCAGGCGTAATAATTGGAGCGGGAGTAATTATTGAAGATGAAGTTACAATTTTTCAACAAACTACATTTGGAAGCCATGGGCATAAAGGCGAACCAAAGTCCTACCCCACAATAAAACAAGGAGCAATAATTTATTCTGGGGCAAAAGTTATAGGTGGAATAACTGTTCATGAAAATGCTGTAATTGGTGCAAATTCAGTTGTACTGACTGATGTACCTAAAAACACAACCGCCGTAGGAATTCCTGCAAAAAAAATTGAATAA
- a CDS encoding glycosyltransferase family protein, which yields MAYNSGKGGHYYSLRTTSEAISMKFDCTIVVIGTKESPVINQSKLKVYNLVYKNLGFFQVMKDLKKVVDLECPDVIHSFDEDAFFFGSLLSFVYKKPYIHTKCGGANPRIALPKVNNLILYSQENFKYYQSSRRFKKANIQYIPNRVGTINQNFYKINNLKSSIGSDSSKIFLIISRIDESKKNDILQTINLVKRLNIEGVKAKLIIVGVIQDEKTGEEIKTTVDSNIYLFTDDEYAINASQLIDVADFVVGGGRSFMEAASRGKIMLCPLKNSKYPLLITEKNFDKAFNQNFSSRITIDDFDPDENYQQISQALIDEKYANEITIFIKSASNKYFEIDSQLTKYYEIYSKIKYKPCFNIFDLTAQFFRLKVCNKLTF from the coding sequence ATGGCATATAATTCCGGAAAAGGTGGCCATTATTATAGTTTAAGAACAACTTCTGAAGCAATTAGTATGAAGTTTGACTGTACAATAGTTGTTATTGGAACTAAAGAATCCCCAGTGATAAATCAGTCTAAACTAAAAGTATATAACTTAGTATACAAAAACCTAGGTTTTTTTCAAGTAATGAAAGACCTGAAAAAAGTTGTTGATCTTGAGTGTCCTGATGTTATTCACAGTTTTGATGAGGATGCTTTCTTTTTTGGAAGTTTACTTAGTTTTGTTTACAAAAAACCATATATACATACGAAATGTGGGGGTGCCAATCCAAGAATAGCTCTCCCAAAAGTTAATAATTTAATACTATACTCCCAGGAAAATTTTAAATATTATCAGTCTTCAAGAAGATTTAAAAAAGCAAACATTCAGTACATTCCAAATAGAGTAGGGACAATTAATCAAAATTTTTATAAAATAAATAATCTCAAGTCTTCAATAGGCAGTGATAGCTCAAAAATCTTTTTGATAATCTCAAGGATCGATGAATCTAAAAAAAATGACATATTACAGACAATAAACCTTGTAAAAAGATTAAATATTGAGGGCGTAAAAGCTAAATTGATAATTGTCGGAGTTATTCAGGATGAAAAAACTGGTGAAGAAATTAAAACCACTGTCGATAGCAACATATATCTATTTACAGATGATGAATATGCAATCAATGCCAGTCAATTAATTGATGTTGCAGATTTTGTTGTGGGGGGAGGAAGAAGTTTTATGGAAGCTGCATCAAGAGGTAAGATAATGTTATGTCCCTTAAAGAATTCAAAGTATCCTTTACTAATTACCGAAAAAAATTTTGACAAAGCATTTAATCAGAATTTTTCAAGTAGGATAACTATTGACGACTTTGATCCAGATGAAAATTATCAACAAATATCTCAGGCATTAATAGATGAAAAGTATGCAAATGAAATTACAATATTTATAAAATCGGCTTCGAACAAGTACTTTGAGATTGACAGTCAACTCACGAAATACTACGAGATTTATAGTAAAATAAAATACAAGCCTTGTTTCAATATCTTTGATCTGACGGCCCAGTTTTTTAGACTGAAGGTATGTAATAAATTAACGTTTTAA
- a CDS encoding oligosaccharide flippase family protein gives MVKNYSLAKDGISVFGTQMLTLIIGFVSGVLLARWLGPAGRGAFTALLVYPTILISLLSMGMRQATVYYLGRKKYSESDIVGVTLLLLISSSIIGVLTSVAIIAYTKNPDYNLMLILLASLTVPADLTINYFTGILIGKQKINKFNKITYLVPIINFVLIIFFVFVIKLYILGAVLATLIAKMGLAIYAVLSIKSQYSLKICCKSEIIKKMVSIGSVYALSLFILNLNYRVDIIILEHLSNVAEIGQYTIGVGFAELLWQLPAAFGLVIFAYSANAKDSNKFSQDIAKMVRIIFPVVLFGSVFLYFASGYIIPFLYGEEYIPSIKMLKILLPGIVMMSFFKIINMDLAGRGKPDITIKLFLPAVLINIVLNIILIPDFGGCGAAFASTVSYTLASISILYYYLRITQLSLRELFICNKNDFDFLLNVILKIIKGKNVSSKSN, from the coding sequence ATGGTAAAGAACTACAGTTTGGCAAAAGATGGTATATCTGTTTTTGGCACTCAGATGTTAACATTGATTATAGGTTTCGTATCAGGAGTACTACTTGCGAGATGGCTTGGACCTGCGGGAAGAGGAGCCTTCACGGCTCTTTTAGTTTATCCTACAATTTTGATTAGCCTTTTAAGTATGGGAATGCGTCAGGCAACTGTTTATTATCTTGGTAGGAAAAAGTATTCAGAGTCAGACATTGTAGGTGTAACATTATTATTACTTATTTCATCGAGCATAATTGGAGTTTTAACTTCAGTTGCAATAATTGCGTACACTAAAAATCCAGATTATAACCTGATGTTAATATTACTTGCTTCGCTTACAGTTCCTGCAGATCTGACTATAAATTACTTTACTGGAATTTTAATCGGCAAACAAAAAATAAATAAATTCAATAAAATAACGTATTTAGTACCTATAATTAATTTTGTACTCATTATCTTTTTTGTATTTGTTATAAAATTATATATATTAGGCGCAGTTTTAGCCACACTGATTGCCAAAATGGGGCTTGCTATATATGCAGTCTTGTCTATTAAGAGTCAATATTCTTTGAAGATATGCTGTAAATCTGAAATAATTAAAAAGATGGTTTCTATAGGATCTGTATATGCTCTGTCATTGTTTATCTTGAATCTAAATTATAGAGTGGACATAATCATACTTGAACACTTGAGTAATGTTGCAGAAATAGGTCAATATACAATAGGAGTTGGTTTTGCTGAATTATTATGGCAGCTACCAGCTGCATTTGGGCTAGTTATTTTTGCGTATAGTGCAAACGCAAAGGATTCAAATAAATTCTCTCAAGATATTGCAAAAATGGTAAGGATTATTTTCCCTGTTGTCCTTTTCGGATCAGTATTTTTGTATTTTGCAAGTGGGTATATAATTCCTTTTTTGTATGGAGAAGAATATATTCCAAGTATCAAAATGCTAAAAATACTATTACCTGGAATAGTTATGATGAGTTTTTTTAAAATTATTAACATGGATCTGGCTGGTAGAGGGAAACCTGATATTACTATAAAATTGTTTTTACCAGCCGTTTTGATCAATATAGTGCTTAATATAATTTTAATACCAGATTTTGGAGGTTGTGGTGCTGCTTTTGCTTCAACCGTTAGTTATACGCTTGCATCGATATCAATTTTATATTATTATCTACGAATTACTCAGTTGAGTTTAAGAGAGTTATTTATTTGTAATAAAAATGATTTTGATTTTCTGTTAAATGTAATTTTGAAAATTATTAAGGGAAAAAATGTATCATCAAAATCGAACTAA
- the murB gene encoding UDP-N-acetylmuramate dehydrogenase, which yields MDKINDLINKNVGDIYLKEPLSKHSSWRIGGPADVLIEPYNIEQIIEIIQYADLMKIPTAIIGNGTNLLFSDEGFRGIIVKLGNNFSRYTIKGEKVCAEAGIWTPKFAKILSDNGLSGLEHAIGIPGTLGGLIFMNGGSGGKCIGDIVKKIWVIDRNYNLISFSQKECDFSYRKSVFQDSGYIICKIELECEIGEKERIKSEMRNILNKRKNKFPLNYPNCGSVFLSNPVMNDTVAPPGKLIEEAGLKGYQIGGAQISEKHANFIVNLGNATAKDVISIAQYIRKIVYQRYGICLESEVKYLGELGSLRSLHEVGIIEKR from the coding sequence ATGGATAAAATAAATGATTTGATTAATAAAAATGTAGGAGATATTTATTTAAAAGAGCCTCTTTCAAAACATAGTAGCTGGCGTATTGGCGGTCCTGCAGACGTTTTAATTGAACCATATAATATCGAACAGATAATCGAAATTATACAATACGCTGATTTAATGAAAATTCCCACAGCCATTATAGGAAATGGAACAAATTTACTTTTTTCTGATGAAGGTTTTCGTGGAATCATTGTAAAGTTGGGAAATAATTTTTCCAGGTATACTATTAAAGGTGAAAAGGTTTGCGCAGAAGCAGGTATCTGGACTCCAAAATTTGCAAAAATATTATCAGATAATGGTTTATCAGGTCTTGAACATGCTATTGGAATTCCAGGCACTCTTGGCGGACTTATTTTTATGAACGGGGGAAGCGGTGGAAAATGCATAGGAGATATTGTCAAAAAAATATGGGTTATTGACAGGAATTATAATTTGATATCTTTTTCTCAAAAAGAATGTGATTTTTCTTACAGAAAATCAGTATTTCAGGATTCTGGTTATATAATTTGTAAAATTGAGTTAGAATGTGAAATTGGAGAAAAAGAACGAATAAAGTCCGAAATGAGAAATATACTAAATAAACGTAAGAACAAATTTCCACTTAATTATCCAAATTGTGGATCTGTTTTTTTAAGTAATCCTGTTATGAACGACACTGTTGCACCTCCTGGAAAGTTAATTGAAGAAGCAGGTTTAAAAGGTTATCAAATAGGTGGTGCTCAAATTTCGGAAAAGCATGCCAATTTTATAGTAAACTTGGGGAATGCTACAGCTAAAGATGTGATTTCTATTGCCCAATATATTCGAAAAATTGTATATCAACGTTATGGAATTTGTTTAGAAAGCGAAGTAAAGTATTTAGGAGAGCTGGGAAGTCTCAGATCGTTGCATGAGGTTGGAATAATTGAAAAAAGATGA
- a CDS encoding UDP-N-acetylglucosamine 1-carboxyvinyltransferase: MKMNVPTCEYIIQPSKLQGKVKISGAKNSALRLLAASLLTKEKIELTNYPAKLLDAQIHVGMLEVLGKNCDISEDKIIISEKETPLSVLNWKKRSIRNTLLVLGALVSRIGEAKVPLPGGCDLGERKFDLHEMILRNMGAKVWVENDMLCAKAEDGLKGTDIFLPIRSTGATENSIICGCLAEGITRVWNPHIRPEILDLINFLNKMGAKIQVFGQEHIEITGVEKLYGVKYSVIPDNMEAITWLIATVITGGDIEIINFPFRDLEVPLIHLRESGAKYYIGENSLIVRGGTPYPIEISTGPYPGINSDMQPLFAVYGACAKGSSKIIDLRFPGRYCYASELAKMGLQYNINGNILEIIGGNPLNGAQVRALDLRAGISLTLAGLVAKGETRISDAWQIERGYDNFMEKLISLGGNVRYG, translated from the coding sequence ATGAAAATGAATGTGCCAACATGTGAATATATTATTCAACCATCTAAACTTCAAGGGAAAGTAAAAATAAGTGGAGCAAAAAATAGCGCTTTAAGGCTCCTTGCAGCATCATTGCTAACAAAGGAAAAAATAGAACTTACAAATTATCCTGCTAAGTTACTTGATGCTCAAATTCACGTTGGTATGCTAGAAGTTCTTGGGAAAAACTGTGATATAAGTGAAGACAAAATAATCATTTCTGAGAAAGAAACTCCCTTATCAGTTCTTAACTGGAAAAAACGTTCAATTCGTAACACCCTACTTGTATTAGGTGCTTTAGTTAGCCGTATAGGCGAAGCGAAAGTCCCCCTTCCCGGAGGGTGTGATCTCGGAGAGAGAAAATTTGATTTGCACGAAATGATTCTCAGGAACATGGGGGCAAAAGTTTGGGTTGAAAATGATATGCTTTGTGCCAAAGCAGAAGATGGGCTAAAAGGCACCGATATATTCTTACCTATTCGTTCGACAGGTGCTACTGAAAATTCAATAATATGTGGATGTTTGGCTGAAGGTATAACTAGAGTTTGGAACCCTCATATTCGTCCTGAAATTTTAGATTTAATTAATTTTCTTAATAAGATGGGTGCAAAAATCCAGGTATTTGGACAGGAACATATAGAAATTACAGGGGTAGAAAAATTATATGGGGTTAAATATTCTGTAATTCCTGATAATATGGAAGCGATTACCTGGTTAATTGCTACAGTAATTACAGGTGGAGATATTGAAATTATCAATTTTCCTTTCCGAGATCTTGAAGTTCCATTAATACATCTTCGTGAAAGTGGAGCAAAGTACTATATTGGTGAAAATAGCCTGATCGTCAGAGGAGGGACCCCCTATCCAATAGAGATTAGTACCGGCCCTTACCCGGGAATTAATTCAGATATGCAACCTTTATTTGCCGTTTATGGCGCCTGTGCAAAAGGTAGTTCCAAAATTATTGACCTGCGTTTTCCTGGTAGATATTGTTATGCAAGTGAACTGGCCAAAATGGGCTTGCAATATAATATCAATGGTAATATACTGGAAATCATCGGTGGGAATCCCCTTAATGGTGCTCAAGTAAGAGCTCTTGATCTCCGAGCTGGTATCTCATTAACGTTAGCTGGCCTGGTGGCAAAAGGCGAGACCCGGATCTCAGATGCCTGGCAGATTGAAAGAGGATACGACAATTTTATGGAAAAATTAATTTCATTGGGGGGAAATGTGAGATATGGATAA
- a CDS encoding SDR family oxidoreductase: MKTKNVVVTGGMGFIGSHLAEKLLEDNEVTIIDNESTGKIENIRHLLDHKNLTVIKGSIVDLNLTEIFKDKDYVFHLAAIPSVPRSVKDPFSSNNSNVTGTLNVLIAAKDAGIKKVIFSSSSSVYGDTPTLPKREDMPINPMSPYAITKATGEMYCRVFQDLYGLPTVSLRYFNVFGPRQDPNSQYAAVIPNFITSILNDESPVIYGDGEQSRDFTFVKNVVDANILSCESKKTGIFNIACGRRITINQLADYINEILGKEIKSIHAEPRPGDIKHSLADISKAKEFGYNPKNEFKKELIATVEWFKNVQ, translated from the coding sequence TTGAAAACTAAAAATGTAGTAGTCACAGGTGGAATGGGGTTCATTGGTTCCCATCTTGCTGAGAAACTACTTGAAGATAATGAAGTAACAATTATTGATAATGAATCTACAGGTAAGATTGAAAATATAAGACATCTACTCGACCACAAAAATTTAACTGTAATAAAAGGTAGTATAGTAGACTTGAACTTAACAGAAATTTTCAAAGACAAGGACTATGTCTTCCATCTTGCAGCAATTCCCAGTGTTCCAAGAAGCGTGAAAGATCCTTTTAGTTCAAATAACTCGAATGTCACAGGAACACTGAATGTTCTGATAGCTGCAAAAGACGCTGGAATTAAGAAAGTAATATTTTCGTCGTCCTCTTCGGTATATGGTGACACTCCAACTCTCCCAAAAAGAGAGGATATGCCAATAAACCCGATGTCTCCATATGCAATTACAAAAGCAACCGGAGAAATGTACTGCAGGGTTTTTCAAGACCTTTATGGCCTTCCAACAGTCAGCTTAAGATATTTCAACGTTTTTGGCCCACGTCAGGACCCAAATTCTCAATATGCAGCTGTAATCCCAAACTTCATAACTTCAATTTTAAACGATGAGAGTCCCGTGATATACGGAGACGGAGAACAAAGCAGAGATTTCACTTTTGTCAAAAACGTTGTTGATGCGAATATTCTTTCCTGTGAGTCTAAGAAAACTGGAATTTTCAATATAGCATGTGGTAGAAGAATTACAATTAATCAACTAGCCGATTACATTAATGAAATACTGGGAAAGGAAATAAAATCAATACATGCAGAACCAAGACCTGGAGATATCAAACATTCTCTGGCAGATATATCAAAAGCTAAAGAATTCGGGTATAATCCGAAAAATGAATTTAAAAAAGAATTAATTGCAACAGTAGAGTGGTTTAAAAATGTCCAGTAA
- a CDS encoding SDR family oxidoreductase, protein MEKILVTGGAGFIGSHIIDRLLKLGNEVICLDNFDSYYDPSIKRKNIHFFMENKNFELVEGDIRDEHLLKSILDEVDYVFHEAAQAGVRTSVTDPMKSHDVNATGTLNLLKAAMDSNVKKIINASSSSVYGKVKYLPFDEEHPNQPLSPYGVSKLLAEHYCRVFDELYGLKSVSLRYFTVYGPRMRPDLAISIFTRSALNNETITIFGNGEKTRDFTYIDDIIEANLIFMKKGEGVYNIGGGHSISINELAQKIIKINNSKSEVVYTSPVKGDADHTLASYQKAWNEIGWKPKIKIDEGLEMYSKWFINEN, encoded by the coding sequence ATGGAAAAAATATTGGTAACTGGTGGAGCAGGATTTATAGGCTCTCATATTATTGACCGTTTATTAAAATTGGGGAATGAGGTTATCTGTCTGGACAATTTTGATAGCTACTATGATCCTTCAATAAAAAGAAAAAACATACATTTTTTCATGGAAAATAAGAATTTTGAACTCGTTGAAGGAGATATAAGAGATGAACATTTGTTGAAAAGCATATTAGATGAAGTAGATTATGTTTTTCATGAGGCTGCTCAAGCGGGAGTTAGGACCTCGGTTACTGATCCCATGAAATCTCACGACGTAAATGCCACTGGAACCTTGAATCTCCTTAAAGCGGCCATGGACTCTAATGTAAAAAAGATCATAAATGCTTCTTCTTCTTCTGTATATGGAAAGGTAAAATATCTCCCTTTCGATGAAGAACATCCAAATCAACCTTTATCTCCCTATGGAGTTTCGAAACTGTTAGCAGAACACTATTGCCGGGTTTTCGACGAGCTTTATGGTTTAAAAAGTGTATCTTTAAGATATTTTACTGTTTACGGACCACGAATGAGACCAGATCTTGCAATCAGCATATTTACAAGATCAGCTTTGAATAATGAAACTATAACTATATTTGGAAATGGTGAAAAAACAAGGGATTTCACTTATATTGATGATATAATTGAGGCAAATTTGATCTTTATGAAAAAAGGAGAAGGTGTGTATAACATTGGTGGTGGGCATTCTATCAGCATTAATGAACTTGCACAAAAAATCATAAAAATAAATAATAGCAAATCGGAAGTTGTCTACACATCTCCTGTAAAAGGTGATGCAGACCATACCCTTGCAAGTTATCAAAAAGCATGGAACGAGATCGGATGGAAACCAAAAATCAAAATAGATGAAGGGCTTGAGATGTATTCAAAGTGGTTCATAAATGAGAATTGA